Proteins encoded together in one Anopheles darlingi chromosome 3, idAnoDarlMG_H_01, whole genome shotgun sequence window:
- the LOC125957005 gene encoding uncharacterized protein LOC125957005, with the protein MVLMSCCSFASSSSHGADGTVTAGHRYPYGSDASNVTEKHYGCYKAGIFFALAIILLLLVGCVPVFLLTANSNLILLIMLVTLLLIGLATFIYFRWQRNRALAMRRTYEQQKFALTRLPAASTAAASASATVLGSKDETANGKAGQVNGNMYGHQNMSGLKGEVTTGGGSEQSSQRTTTTITANQQPRYSFI; encoded by the exons ATGGTCCTGATGTCCTGTTGTTCCTTCGCGAGCTCGAGTAGCCATGGTGCGGATGGTACGGTCACCGCCGGCCACCGATATCCGTACGGTTCGGATGCTAGCAACGTGACAG AGAAGCACTACGGATGCTACAAGGCCGGTATCTTCTTCGCGCTCGccatcatcctgctgctgctggtcggttgcgTGCCGGTCTTCCTGCTCACCGCCAACAGTAACCTCATCCTGCTGATCATGCTCGTTACGCTCCTCCTGATCGGACTGGCCACCTTCATCTACTTCCGCTGGCAGCGCAACCGTGCGCTCGCCATGCGTCGCACGTACGAGCAGCAAAAGTTCGCGCTCACGAGACTCCCGGCAGCGTCAACGGCGGCAGCATCGGCGTCAGCGACGGTGCTAGGATCGAAGGACGAAACAGCGAACGGCAAAGCCGGCCAGGTCAACGGTAACATGTACGGCCATCAG AACATGTCCGGACTTAAGGGTGAGGTGACGACGGGCGGAGGTTCGGAACAATCCTCGcaaaggacgacgaccaccatcacggcAAACCAACAACCGCGGTATTCGTTTATTTGA